The sequence GCGTCATCTCCAGTGGGGCCGTGAGCGGCCTGTGCTCGCTGCTGCGCGCGTAGATCGATCCGGCGGCCCACGAGATCGACGCGATCATAATGACGCCGGCGAAGAGCAAGTCGGCATGACCGGCGCCCTTGCCCACTAGCAGCGCGATGCCGGCGGTGCCGAGCAGGACGCCGCCCACCGCCGGCGCCGCGGGCGCCTTGCGCGCGAGCATAGCATCGAGCAGCAGCATCCAGATAGGCGTGCTCGCGAGCAAGAGCGCGGAGGTTCCGGACTCGACCCGGGTCTCCGCGAGACACAGCAAGCCGTTGCCGACAACGATCAGCGACACGGCGACGATCGCGATGCGCAGCAGCTCCGCAGGGCGCGGCAGCGCCGGCCTTTCCTTAGCCGCGAGCCACTGCAGCCCGAACAGCAGCGTGCCGGCGATTAGGAATCGGGTCCCCGTCATGAGGTAGGGCGGAATCGTCGTGACCGCAACTCGAATGCCGAGATACGTCGAACCCCACACGAGGTAGACGATGGCCAGCGAGATCCAGGCCAAGGCGGTCCCGCGCGTCACCCGCCAGAGGACCGGAAAACGGACCCGGAAGTTGCGCGGGCGAGCGGCTCTCAGTAACCTTTACGCGACGCGACCGTAAAATACGGCATGAATAAAAAATTAGTAGCGCTGGCGCTTGCGCTCAGCGTGATTCCCATTGCGGCGGCCGCCGACGACGACAATGCGCCGCCTCAGCTTACCCCCGCGCAGCGGCAGGCGCTTCATCAGACGTT is a genomic window of Candidatus Binatia bacterium containing:
- a CDS encoding EamA family transporter; the protein is MTRGTALAWISLAIVYLVWGSTYLGIRVAVTTIPPYLMTGTRFLIAGTLLFGLQWLAAKERPALPRPAELLRIAIVAVSLIVVGNGLLCLAETRVESGTSALLLASTPIWMLLLDAMLARKAPAAPAVGGVLLGTAGIALLVGKGAGHADLLFAGVIMIASISWAAGSIYARSSEHRPLTAPLEMTLGGAISVVVGLLLGEASHLRIAAISAPSLWGMLWLITAGAMLGYSAYAYAVRTLPTSTVATYGYVNPVVAVILGALLLHEPVTWNIVAGGAAVIASVVLILVGSAPVTRRDRASSSP